The following DNA comes from Methanosarcina vacuolata Z-761.
TATTTTCAGGATTTGTCCTTTTAAGAAGTTTCCAATTGTCACTGGAGCCACTGAGTTTTCCATTTAATCTATTCAAATATAAATAGGCTCTAGCCGTGCCGAGAAAAAAAACGTATGCTAAAAACATCGGCCAGTTCAGCCGGAAATAATACCATCAGGTTTCCTGCGAACCGCAAAAAAGAAAATTAATCTGCCGACAAGAAATCGGCTTAAAGCAATTAAATTATAAACCTGTATCTCTGACCTGAATATCTGGCAATGTGAATATTTGCTAAAAATCTGCTTGTTGAGCTTGCAAATTTAGTAAGATCCTCTTATTTTAGTATTGCAATCTCAGTCAAAAAACTCTGTCATTGCTTTTACACTTTTGAACATCTCGACAATCATAGGTGTAGTACTATTAGGTTCTCCAAGTGTCGAGTTAGCAGCTTCGATCATACTGTCAGGGTATCCGATGCTTGAATTAAGCCGTCCCATGTTCTCGTTTAAGGAAACCACGGAATTTTCCATCTCACTCAAATTTTCAGGGTCCGATTCCAGCACACCGAGTATGGAATCCGTTGTTGCTATGCCTGCTTCTGTCCCTTCGATTGTAGGCTGCAGAAACGGATATTCCTCAACGCGGGCGTTCAGGGTTCCGTTTATGAGGTTAAGGTTGAGGTCAAGCATCTGAAGCATGGATGTGAGAAAACGGAAGTTCAGACCTATTTCCTGATCCATCAGTTCATTTTCGTTATACGTTGACGCGAAATTTGTTTCATTGTTTTCATCTTCAAAATTAGTCTCCGCTACGTCAGTTCCTGCTAATGAAATTGGAAGCGTTAACAAAATAACCAGGAAGCATGTAGCTATCCTCAGGCAAAAAACCTTGGTTCTGTTCATAAAAATTTCCCCCACTATTACCTGTCCAGTTTAGTAAAATTACTCCCTGTCTAAAAATACACCTAATAGTCTATAAAAACGCAACGATTTATTTAAAATAATGTAGAAAGTAGAAAACCTTCATAAAGAGAAATTCAAAGAGTTATGTCAAAAATTACTGTCCTGTAGCTATATTTTTATTGGAGTGAACTGTAAACTATAGGAGAAAGTAATGTAAAAAATCACAGTTTATCTAAATGTAAAGAAAGACAGGACTATATAATGTACTCATAATATAATGTACTCATAATATAATGTACTCATAATATAATGTACTCATAATATAATGTACTCATAATATAATGTACTCATAATATAATGTACTCATAATATAATGTACTCATAACTGGAATTTCACAAATTTTTCAGATAAGCAGTAGCCCGTTTTGCCAATCATTGATTATTCTGGTAGCAGTCCGTGTTTCGTCCACTTCACCTTTTTTTTGCAGGAAATTGCACTGTTTGCCTATCAGTTCAAGCACATCATAGGAAGTCTCATCTTTGATTATAACACTATAGAAGGATTCAAGGACCGTTTTATTTTCGGCAAGCATTTTTTCAATTATCTCCAGAGCGACACCGATTTTGTCCTTAAGATGAGTTGCATCCTTTATTCCGAGCAGGCCCTGCAGGTACTCGTCTTTTTCATCAAAAGGAATCACTCCAGGTGTATCGATAAACATGATGCGTGAGCCTGCATCCACATGCTGGACGCCTTTTGTGTGGCCGGATATGGGAGACGTGCTTGCCCGGTGCCGACCTGTAACGCCGTTGATTACTGAAGATTTGCCAACATTGGGATAGCCCAGGGTGCCGACAAGAACATCCTGCCCTTTTATATCGGCTTTCACAGCGGCCGACGCAAGGATCTGGTGCCTCAGCATCGTTGTTCCGGACCGATCCTTGCTGGAAACAAAAACTACAGGTGCAATTTTTGAGAGAGGGGCTTTGGTTTTTTCAAGTTTTTCTC
Coding sequences within:
- a CDS encoding GTPase, with amino-acid sequence MASYKALVKDVIKKADVLLEVIDARFPEETRNSEVEREIIRLNKPFIIVLNKSDLVSREKLEKTKAPLSKIAPVVFVSSKDRSGTTMLRHQILASAAVKADIKGQDVLVGTLGYPNVGKSSVINGVTGRHRASTSPISGHTKGVQHVDAGSRIMFIDTPGVIPFDEKDEYLQGLLGIKDATHLKDKIGVALEIIEKMLAENKTVLESFYSVIIKDETSYDVLELIGKQCNFLQKKGEVDETRTATRIINDWQNGLLLI